From Candidatus Manganitrophus morganii, the proteins below share one genomic window:
- a CDS encoding lactonase family protein, translated as MKRVIVIFFAVVLCGLTACSDEGSRGGTGVAPIGGDQVGGDENAPIQVTPGETVVTTGTRQTFKAERTDGTDPAVRWEVQEGESGGSITPDGNYTAPGLPGVYHIVAVSLDDPAVRAIAEVEVITLPIISVAIEPAAVTLPPGGRFRFAATVSASDRTAVSWEIEEGTVGGSIDSDGNYTAPTAPGRYHVVATSVSDPTKRAEATAEVFPVEALAPRFAYSTNSASGDVSIFSVNPENGALAQIGSIPAGRDPYPIGVDPTGRFVYAGNFASNDISIYAIDPATGNLTARGSAPTGAGIYSINFDPSGRFAYSANENAADDVWIYRIDPETGVLTVLGTADAGISSVSVAIDPLGRFAYVANYSTNNVSMYRVDSESGLLTRLGEIGAGRAPISVAVHPSGAFVYVSHYDSDDVWSFRVDPATGRLTRSGVVPAGGQAFSIAVDPSGRFAYVANSATNDISIYRIDPESGTLSPLGAIRGGAGPRSITIDRSGRFVYVANLNSNNLSIFSIDQTTGLLTPFGQVAAGRQPRSVRVTTGPNLP; from the coding sequence ATGAAAAGGGTGATTGTTATCTTTTTTGCCGTTGTACTTTGCGGGCTGACCGCCTGCAGCGATGAGGGAAGCAGAGGGGGGACCGGGGTCGCGCCGATCGGGGGGGATCAGGTCGGTGGAGACGAGAATGCTCCGATCCAGGTGACCCCGGGGGAGACGGTCGTAACCACCGGGACCCGGCAAACCTTCAAGGCCGAAAGGACCGATGGAACCGACCCGGCGGTTCGGTGGGAAGTTCAAGAGGGGGAGAGCGGCGGGTCGATCACTCCCGATGGAAATTACACCGCTCCCGGGCTCCCCGGGGTTTATCATATCGTCGCGGTGAGCCTGGACGATCCGGCGGTCCGCGCCATCGCCGAGGTGGAGGTGATCACCCTGCCGATCATTTCGGTGGCGATCGAGCCGGCGGCCGTCACCCTCCCGCCGGGGGGGCGCTTTCGCTTTGCCGCCACCGTTTCGGCAAGCGACCGGACCGCCGTGAGCTGGGAGATCGAAGAGGGGACGGTCGGCGGGTCGATCGATTCCGATGGAAACTACACCGCTCCGACCGCGCCGGGACGTTATCATGTCGTTGCAACGAGCGTCTCCGATCCGACCAAGCGGGCCGAAGCGACGGCCGAAGTCTTCCCGGTGGAAGCCTTGGCCCCGCGATTCGCCTACAGCACGAATTCCGCTTCCGGAGATGTTTCGATCTTTTCCGTCAATCCTGAGAACGGCGCGCTGGCGCAGATCGGCTCCATTCCGGCCGGGCGCGATCCGTATCCAATCGGCGTCGATCCGACGGGGCGGTTCGTTTATGCCGGCAATTTCGCCTCAAACGATATTTCGATCTATGCGATCGATCCCGCGACCGGGAATCTCACCGCGCGGGGGAGCGCTCCGACCGGCGCCGGGATCTATTCGATCAACTTCGATCCGTCGGGCCGATTCGCTTATTCGGCGAATGAAAACGCGGCGGACGATGTTTGGATTTACCGGATCGATCCCGAAACCGGCGTTTTGACGGTGCTCGGGACGGCCGATGCGGGAATCAGCTCGGTTTCGGTCGCGATCGACCCGCTCGGTCGATTTGCCTATGTGGCGAATTACAGCACGAATAATGTCTCGATGTACCGGGTCGATTCCGAGTCGGGATTGTTAACCCGTCTCGGCGAGATCGGCGCGGGCCGCGCCCCGATTTCCGTGGCGGTTCACCCCTCGGGGGCATTCGTCTATGTTTCGCACTATGACAGCGACGATGTCTGGTCGTTTCGGGTCGATCCGGCGACCGGCCGGCTCACGAGGAGCGGCGTCGTCCCCGCGGGGGGACAGGCTTTCTCGATCGCCGTCGATCCCTCCGGCCGATTCGCCTATGTGGCGAATTCCGCGACGAACGACATCTCGATCTATCGGATCGATCCGGAAAGCGGGACGCTCAGCCCGCTTGGCGCGATCCGGGGGGGCGCCGGCCCGCGGTCGATCACCATCGACCGGTCGGGCCGGTTCGTCTACGTCGCCAATCTTAATTCAAATAACCTCTCGATTTTCTCGATCGATCAGACCACCGGCCTGCTGACCCCCTTCGGCCAGGTCGCCGCCGGAAGACAGCCCCGCTCGGTCCGAGTGACCACCGGACCGAACCTGCCGTAA
- a CDS encoding lysophospholipase: MAAPSEDKTDSVGRIVCKGGTILHDATALSFSAVLPDPIEMVLVVVHGLSEHRGRYRRLQLDLAKEGFASYAYDQRGFGESDGSRTHMERYTDMLHDLKRVLDFVRETHPDRKVVILGHSFGGAVSAAFCIDYPNAADGLVLSAPAYDVPALPFRLRFIGALLNRLLPSRPVRYPSVPDWLSHDPAIGVAFRNDPLVQRAGTPRFYVEFGKMNDHLHQDAGKIVLPTLLLQGSQDRIVFPSGARALFERIGSAKKKILWYEGFYHEVFNEIGRERVIADVVGWLKETVR, encoded by the coding sequence ATGGCCGCCCCGTCGGAGGATAAGACCGACTCCGTCGGTCGGATCGTTTGCAAGGGGGGAACGATCCTCCACGACGCGACCGCCCTCTCTTTTTCCGCCGTGCTTCCCGATCCGATCGAAATGGTTCTCGTCGTCGTCCACGGCCTGAGCGAGCACCGGGGGAGGTATCGGCGCCTTCAGCTCGATCTGGCGAAAGAGGGGTTTGCCTCTTATGCTTACGACCAGCGGGGATTCGGAGAGTCGGACGGCTCGCGGACCCACATGGAACGCTACACCGACATGCTCCACGATCTGAAGCGCGTTCTTGATTTTGTCCGGGAAACGCATCCCGATCGGAAAGTGGTGATCCTGGGACATAGCTTTGGCGGCGCGGTCTCGGCCGCCTTCTGCATCGATTATCCGAACGCGGCCGACGGGTTGGTCTTATCGGCTCCGGCGTATGATGTTCCGGCGCTTCCGTTTCGTCTCCGTTTTATCGGCGCCCTGTTGAATCGTCTTCTTCCGTCGCGTCCGGTCCGTTACCCGAGCGTTCCGGATTGGCTCAGCCATGATCCGGCGATTGGGGTCGCCTTCCGGAACGATCCGCTGGTGCAGCGGGCCGGGACCCCCCGTTTTTATGTCGAGTTCGGAAAGATGAACGACCATCTCCATCAGGATGCCGGGAAGATCGTCCTGCCGACCCTCCTCTTGCAGGGAAGCCAGGACCGGATCGTCTTTCCGTCGGGGGCGCGCGCCTTGTTTGAGCGGATCGGCTCCGCGAAAAAAAAGATCCTCTGGTATGAGGGGTTTTATCATGAAGTTTTCAACGAGATCGGCCGGGAACGGGTGATTGCCGACGTCGTTGGTTGGTTAAAGGAAACGGTGCGATGA
- the miaB gene encoding tRNA (N6-isopentenyl adenosine(37)-C2)-methylthiotransferase MiaB, with protein MKVYLETYGCQMNEYDSELIRSILTPHGHEMTAAVEEAEVVLINTCAIRENAHRKIYGRLDILRPLKKEKKHFIVGVLGCMAQNLKEELFDHPVVSLVVGPDSYRALPRLIDEVIGTDRQEIEAYLSEYETYGDIAPTRVEGVNAWVAIMRGCDNFCTFCVVPYTRGRERSRSIENILGEVTSLAEKGYRQVTLLGQNVNSYRDEGRRFADLILKVADVPGIERVRFTSPHPKDFPKPLLEAIGSHPHICKHIHLPLQAGSDRILDLMARTYTRKEYLGLVEEIRRTIPEIALTTDIIVGFPTETEEDFQETVGLFKDCQFDSAYIFKYSERKGTIASRKYPDDVPSEVKTDRIVRLIDLQRAISLEKNREKIGRTLTVLIDGEAEKRPGHQMGKTEGNTTVVFPKTPFGPGTMVSVQIDNVSSGTLYGRPVGG; from the coding sequence ATGAAAGTGTATCTCGAAACCTACGGCTGTCAGATGAACGAATACGACTCGGAGCTGATCCGCTCGATCCTGACGCCGCACGGCCATGAGATGACGGCGGCGGTCGAAGAAGCGGAGGTGGTTTTGATCAACACCTGCGCCATCCGCGAAAACGCCCACCGGAAAATCTACGGGAGGCTCGACATCCTCCGTCCCCTAAAGAAGGAGAAGAAACACTTTATTGTCGGCGTCCTCGGCTGCATGGCGCAGAACCTTAAAGAGGAGCTCTTCGATCATCCGGTGGTCAGTCTGGTCGTCGGACCCGACAGCTACCGGGCGCTTCCTCGATTGATCGACGAAGTGATCGGGACCGATCGACAAGAGATCGAAGCGTATCTCTCCGAATACGAAACCTACGGCGACATCGCGCCGACCCGCGTTGAAGGGGTCAACGCTTGGGTGGCGATCATGCGGGGCTGCGACAACTTCTGCACCTTCTGCGTCGTCCCTTACACGCGGGGAAGGGAGCGAAGCCGGTCGATCGAGAACATTTTGGGCGAGGTCACGTCGCTCGCGGAGAAGGGGTATCGCCAGGTAACCCTCCTCGGACAGAACGTCAATTCCTACCGAGATGAAGGGCGCCGATTCGCCGATCTCATTCTCAAAGTGGCCGACGTTCCCGGAATCGAGCGGGTCCGTTTCACCTCGCCCCATCCGAAAGACTTCCCGAAGCCGCTGTTGGAAGCGATCGGGTCGCACCCTCACATCTGCAAACATATCCACCTTCCGCTCCAAGCAGGAAGCGACCGGATCCTCGACCTAATGGCCCGAACCTATACACGGAAAGAGTATCTCGGATTGGTGGAGGAGATCCGCCGGACGATCCCGGAGATTGCGCTGACGACCGACATTATCGTCGGCTTCCCCACGGAGACGGAAGAAGATTTTCAGGAGACGGTCGGCCTGTTTAAGGACTGTCAATTCGACAGCGCCTATATCTTCAAATACTCGGAGCGGAAGGGAACGATTGCGTCGCGAAAATATCCCGACGATGTCCCGTCCGAGGTGAAGACCGATCGGATCGTCCGTCTGATCGATTTGCAGCGGGCGATCTCGCTTGAGAAAAACCGGGAGAAAATCGGCCGGACCCTGACCGTCCTGATCGACGGCGAGGCCGAAAAACGGCCCGGCCATCAGATGGGGAAGACGGAAGGGAACACCACCGTCGTCTTTCCGAAAACCCCCTTCGGACCGGGGACGATGGTCTCCGTGCAGATCGATAATGTCTCTTCGGGTACCCTTTATGGCCGCCCCGTCGGAGGATAA
- the mtaB gene encoding tRNA (N(6)-L-threonylcarbamoyladenosine(37)-C(2))-methylthiotransferase MtaB: MRSETRSAVDDTSSATDRLLQIFSPGKPTISFHTLGCRLNQSESASLGAGFYSAGYQVVDEKNEADLAVINTCSVTEQAEAKCRNLIRKILKQNPKTFIAVTGCYAQVGTDALRKMPGIDLIAGTEFKMDLPKLVEELLDGRPPAKRPTPMVFHTSKIGRNDFTIESYAAFDKATRPNIKIQDGCDFFCSFCIIPTTRGRERSRKQDDILLETSIWVARGHREIVLTGVNLGEYRSEGEDLADLIEALETIDGLHRIRISSIEPTTVSDRILDQMARGGKLCPYLHLPLQSGSDAVLSAMGRRYTRREYIDFVREATARVPNLGLGTDVMVGFPGEGEKEFAETLALIDSLPFSYLHVFPFSKRKGTRVTKMDLAPVPSKVIKERSRMLCDLSRQRRKAFYSGAIGGSVEVLFETRNEAGLFCGLTPNYIRVGVESDRDLSGRLGSVRIEAAADGLAIGKLIEEIR, translated from the coding sequence ATGCGGAGCGAAACCCGGTCTGCGGTCGATGACACCTCCTCCGCGACAGATCGACTCCTTCAAATCTTTTCGCCGGGTAAACCGACCATTTCTTTTCATACGCTCGGCTGCCGATTAAATCAATCCGAGAGCGCTTCGCTCGGCGCCGGATTTTATTCGGCCGGTTATCAGGTCGTCGATGAAAAGAACGAAGCCGATCTCGCCGTGATCAACACCTGCTCGGTGACCGAGCAGGCCGAGGCGAAGTGCCGCAACCTGATCCGGAAGATCCTCAAGCAAAACCCGAAGACCTTCATCGCCGTGACCGGCTGTTATGCCCAGGTCGGGACCGACGCGCTCCGGAAGATGCCGGGGATCGATCTGATCGCCGGGACCGAATTCAAGATGGATCTGCCGAAGCTGGTCGAGGAGCTGCTCGACGGGAGGCCGCCGGCGAAGCGGCCGACGCCGATGGTTTTCCATACCTCGAAGATCGGCCGGAACGATTTTACGATCGAAAGCTACGCCGCCTTCGACAAGGCGACCCGGCCAAACATCAAGATCCAGGACGGCTGCGATTTCTTCTGCTCCTTCTGCATCATCCCGACGACGCGGGGACGGGAGCGAAGCCGGAAGCAGGACGATATTTTGTTGGAGACGTCGATCTGGGTGGCGCGCGGCCATCGGGAGATCGTTCTCACCGGGGTGAACCTCGGCGAATATCGATCGGAAGGGGAGGACCTGGCCGACCTGATCGAGGCGCTGGAGACGATTGACGGACTTCATCGGATCCGGATCTCTTCGATCGAGCCGACGACCGTCTCCGACCGGATTCTCGATCAAATGGCGCGGGGGGGGAAGCTCTGTCCCTATCTTCATCTCCCGCTCCAGAGCGGGAGCGACGCCGTCCTCTCGGCGATGGGGCGGCGATATACGCGGCGGGAGTATATCGATTTCGTTCGGGAGGCGACGGCGCGGGTTCCGAATCTGGGATTGGGGACCGATGTGATGGTCGGATTTCCGGGGGAAGGGGAGAAGGAATTCGCCGAGACCCTTGCTCTGATTGATTCGCTTCCTTTTTCCTACCTCCATGTCTTCCCTTTTTCGAAGCGGAAGGGGACCCGGGTGACCAAAATGGATCTCGCGCCGGTGCCGTCGAAGGTCATCAAGGAGCGCTCCCGGATGTTGTGTGATCTCTCCCGGCAGCGGCGGAAGGCGTTTTACTCGGGCGCGATCGGCGGGAGCGTCGAGGTCCTCTTCGAGACGCGCAATGAAGCGGGGCTCTTTTGCGGTCTCACCCCGAATTACATCCGGGTGGGGGTGGAGAGCGACCGGGATCTCTCCGGCCGGCTCGGCTCGGTCCGGATCGAAGCAGCGGCCGATGGGCTGGCGATCGGGAAGCTGATTGAGGAAATCCGATGA
- a CDS encoding (2Fe-2S) ferredoxin domain-containing protein has translation MSKYKYHLFICTNRRPAGDSKGCCATKGADDLRSFFKEEIANRGLKGVVRANQAGCLDTCAMGPSVVIYPEGVWYTVKNREDALEVIEKHLLKGEIVERLLMPRSWARG, from the coding sequence ATGTCAAAGTATAAGTATCATCTTTTTATCTGCACCAATCGGCGTCCGGCGGGTGATTCAAAGGGATGCTGCGCCACGAAGGGGGCCGACGATCTTCGGTCGTTCTTCAAGGAAGAGATCGCGAACCGGGGATTGAAGGGAGTTGTCCGCGCCAACCAGGCCGGCTGCCTCGATACCTGCGCGATGGGACCGTCGGTTGTGATCTACCCGGAAGGGGTTTGGTACACCGTGAAAAACCGGGAAGACGCTTTGGAAGTGATCGAAAAACATCTCCTCAAGGGAGAGATCGTCGAGCGACTGCTGATGCCCCGATCGTGGGCAAGGGGATAA
- a CDS encoding molybdopterin molybdotransferase MoeA translates to MSQKDDPVQTALESFLAVVPQGVSGAEKVPLSSARGRILAADVTAGVDDPPYSRSIMEGYVLVASEAAAASAERPVTFNVVGEIPVGAGEAKGLGPGKAMRVTTGSYIPAGDFAVVKQWDVTQEGDRIRLTRPLAQNENIETQGCDRKKGSLLFAKGRRITPADIFLLAGQGILEVSVAKRPRVAIFSSGNEVIPPTEPFRAGAIWDCNSFGLSALVEEAGGTPLFKGIIKDDFDLFVKRLKEALAEAEMVVISGGTAIGGRDFTVDLVNAAGAPGAVVKGVPMRSGKPLVLGAAGSKPIVCVAGHPPEAARGFNLFGRPALGRLLGETVEAPAQK, encoded by the coding sequence ATGAGTCAAAAAGACGATCCGGTTCAAACGGCCTTGGAGAGCTTTCTGGCGGTGGTCCCGCAAGGGGTCTCGGGGGCGGAGAAGGTCCCCCTTTCATCGGCGCGCGGGCGTATCCTCGCGGCCGATGTCACGGCGGGGGTCGACGATCCCCCCTATTCCCGCTCGATCATGGAGGGATATGTTCTGGTTGCGTCGGAGGCGGCCGCTGCCTCTGCTGAGCGGCCCGTGACGTTTAACGTCGTCGGGGAGATTCCGGTCGGCGCCGGAGAGGCAAAGGGGTTAGGGCCCGGAAAGGCGATGCGGGTGACGACCGGCAGCTACATCCCCGCCGGCGACTTCGCCGTCGTCAAACAGTGGGACGTGACTCAGGAGGGGGACCGGATCCGGCTGACCCGGCCGCTTGCGCAGAATGAAAATATCGAGACGCAAGGGTGTGACCGGAAGAAGGGGAGTCTTCTCTTTGCAAAGGGGCGCCGGATCACGCCGGCCGACATTTTTCTTCTCGCCGGCCAAGGGATTCTGGAAGTGAGCGTGGCGAAGCGGCCGCGCGTGGCGATTTTCTCGTCGGGTAACGAAGTGATTCCGCCGACCGAGCCGTTTCGGGCCGGCGCGATTTGGGACTGCAATTCGTTCGGCCTCTCGGCACTGGTTGAAGAGGCGGGGGGGACCCCCCTTTTCAAAGGGATCATTAAAGACGATTTCGATCTCTTCGTAAAGCGGCTCAAGGAAGCCCTTGCGGAGGCCGAGATGGTGGTGATCTCCGGGGGGACGGCGATCGGGGGGAGAGATTTCACCGTCGATCTCGTCAATGCGGCGGGAGCGCCCGGCGCGGTGGTGAAGGGGGTCCCGATGCGTTCCGGAAAGCCGCTCGTGCTGGGGGCGGCGGGGTCGAAGCCGATCGTCTGCGTAGCGGGCCACCCGCCTGAAGCGGCCCGGGGATTTAACCTCTTCGGCCGGCCGGCCCTGGGGCGTCTTCTGGGTGAAACGGTCGAAGCGCCGGCGCAAAAATGA